Within Primulina tabacum isolate GXHZ01 chromosome 5, ASM2559414v2, whole genome shotgun sequence, the genomic segment gaataaataaacgatataaaatagaaagttttaaaatattttggaatagTAACATCTGCGTGTAAACAATAGAAAATCAGGTTTAATAATGATCTTGTTTGGCTGTAGGATTAGCTGTATCCTATTCATTCGCATCTTTAGTTAAACCAacccattttttattttttttttaataaagttaacaacACTATTTGCACATTGTTGTATGTCCTGTGGTTTGACttgatttaattttcttggTTAATATTACTATTTAATCAACCGTATATAATGGAAACTATATATTTAAATGGCACCAAATAATTAATGTTATGGGTTTCCGAACATGGTTCGCAATCGCGGTCGCAGGGAACGGCGCGGAGTCCACCGTTCCAGTTCCGATGACATTTCACGGAACGGTCGCGGAacggattttatttttaaaatattataaatatataaaaattgaagattttgaaaaatatttagaaatataaaaattaaaatgaatatcatttaaatagattattcgatgtaaataagaaattaaattCTTACATAAAATCGAGTTAAAGATTATTTAACATCAATTATAATACAAATATTTTAGAATTAACTTATTTTTTATCACACTTTCTAATGAAAATTTCTCAATAGAAATAGCTTACTCGTAGTCTTTACTTTATTAATCTTCTATTGATGAATGAAGCGGAAAGAAGACTCGAGATTCAACATCTTACATCAATCGATGTGCTTTGCTTTCCAATATCCCTGAAATTAATGTTAAACATATTAAATTATGCATATCATACgagaataaaataacaataataaattaaatataagcTGATGAAGAATAATATTTACATAGAAAAGTACctgtaaattttatataatacaGACTAATACCATGAGGAATGGCGTGGAGGAACGAAATCATCAGTGAACTCTTCATCGGAATTCAGTTGAGAAAATTGATCTCCACCATATGGTTGTTGATATAAACAAGTGTTAAATTGCCCACGTGGATATTCATTGAATAGGGGATTTGAAACGGAATGGACATGGTGTAATGAATGTGTATTTAATAAGGTTTCGTCACGACGATGGTAGCCTCCAAATTCTTGATATCCCAAAGAATTACTAGCCTCACTTGAAGATGTGTATCTATGGTCATCATGTCTAATACCAGTTGCTGCGGGTGATTGAGGGTTACGATATCTATTTCGTCGACTATTAGAATACCCTTCAAATTGAAATTGATGGTGTCCCCCCAAGCCAAGATTTTTTATATGCTCTTCGACAGCCATATATGAATGTGAAGATCCACTAAAATGTTCATCATCTTCAGCACTCGACAAACTTGCTAAAAAACGACGTTGTTCCTCTATCCCAGGGCGATACCCATGATCAGTGTCCTGTGTGGCATAATAATTCTCTTTCCCCCGTGCCCATGACATGCCAGTATCATGTTGATCATCTTGACGTTCTTGATCATCATCGTGATGTTTTTTGCCACTTTCTCGATTGTTCCCATCACCACTATCATTACTGTCGTCACTTTTGTCGTCATCTTCAgtttcatcactttcactcaataTGATTCCTTGGCTTTTTGATAATCTTGAGCAGCCCTCATTGTTTTTGTTCTTAGAGTAACTTTGACCAGCAAGTGTTTTGTTACGCTCTTGGGCATTTGAAATTTCATGGCCGGCCACCGCCGAATCTGTCGGCCGCCAACACCGATCACCCCCACCGACCCCCGCGACCATCCCCCGACGCCGCCGCTGCCGACCACCCCCTCCTCCTGCCGGCCGACCGTCGGCCGCCGCCTTTGACCGGCAATCACACCGCTGGCCGACCACCACCGCGGCAAAAGTggaagggcaattttgtcaattcatcaaaagattaatatttatcatatttttaatgatcaaaccaaacataatattatcttatcattatctacttcaatcattctttttatcatttatctGTTAATCATTCTGTAatcctatcatttaaaccaaacatagcctaaaagtattattttttattgtgaatattggtagtgTTGATCGgtatcacatataaagattcgtgatatcgtCTGACAAGAGATCAATTCATTTACGAGATAAACCATCTTGGTGAAGCCTAAAATATAATTACTAATACACCCTCGTATAAATGGTaagataaaattaaaaaataatactaaaaTGTAATTTGCCTAACCCCGACTTCTTTTGGCTTCCCAAAAATGTACAACTTCAGTTTCATATAGTACAAGTACTTCCATTTTCCTTCGCAGGGGAACGGTTTTTCATTTGCCAAACACGGAGAACGAAAGGCCAAAACCCATTTTTCAGTCATCAAAGTCAATTCCGATATTTCCCCTGGCCTCCAGGAACAGcttaatttttcttcaaagttgGGGTTCATCGTCAACATTCAGATTTAAAATTATTCTTTTTTTAAatcatcaaatttaaaattattccaAATATACATTTACTAATTTATAATTTAGAATGTTTTATGTTATAAATGTTAACATCATAGTTGGGGTTCATCGTCAACATTCAGATTTAAAATTATTCCAAATATGCATTtaataatttagaatttagaattttttatgttataaaTGTTAACATCATATatacatcattttattcgattgatttttaatatattttaaaattgttatttttgtaagaaagaaggcgaaaaaaaaaaacaaaacatgtatgcttataaaattatttatactaGTACACCGATCACGCGTTGtgtgcttgtataatattttttataatttatttgatttatatttaaatgaagatcaaaatataattataagaaataatgagggactacactgtaattttgatatataaattaaaaataaattaaaaaataaaataataaaaaaatgacctcAATAAAAATTGACCTAAACTTCAAGAAACAATGAGTCTATccgctgaactacatataacttacactgaaattttaaaattttattaatatataattattaaaacagaccatgacaccaaaattAGTTATTctaagtgtctcaaacttaataaaatagcataGAAGGATAGATTTAAAAACGGCTGAAATTTATTGCAAAAGATCGAACAATTTGAAATCTGAGCGTATAATTCAAGGTATGTGATAAATGTTTGTATCATAGCATATATTTTCGTCCGAAATCCATAGTAGCTAGGGCATGCATGACGTATAAACTATATAGTACATCAAATTATAGTTCTAAAAAATGTTTTTCGTTTGTAACTCGTCTGATGTTCAATTCCTCAATGTTTATATCTTTTTAATTTGAACTTGTCACAAGACTTGCTCAATTTGATTAACCTAGTTGGCGTAATTTACGGTCTACTATGTTGACTCTTCATGTTTGCCCAGAGCGCACAAAAAAGTAGCAGTTGCGggttcataatatttttaaaaaaatgcttttttgtaatattaaatattattcaaatacCGATAGGTAATGAATAATAATTGGCGCATATGCATCATATATTTTTAGAAATTGTTTTAGTTGAAGtgttaaacaaaaaaatttaaatataaattcctttgatattttatcacacGTTTAATCGCTAACTCTTTTTACCAATGCGGTGTTTTGATATCTCTACTCtggaaaaaatttgtgtgagacggtctcactgatcgtattttgtgagacagatatttatttgggtcattcatgaaaaagtattattttttatactaagagtattactttttattatgaatatcagtTGGGTTGACCTGTCTTacatataatacatataaacgtgagaccgtctcacaagcgACCTACTACTACACTTTCTatgatgaattctttgtcttgGTTTCTTTATAGATGTTGCCGTCTTACGATTGTTTGGAAAAATAAATTAGTTGATTATCACCAAATACGCTTTTAGTCGTTGTTTGTTTCGGAAATTCAATTTATTGGAAAattatgttaattttttttgtaaaatattgtATTATCGTCAATATTTAATATCGTTTAATTAAATGGCAAAGAACAATTATTTTAGCATTTTTTTCCTATCACGTCACTATTTCTTTTACTCCACAGTTCATGCAGATCATAGAGTTTTAAGTAATTTATTGATGTAggaaattattatatattaaattataaattagattataatttttaaaaatggaaACTTATATATCAGATAATGCTTTTTATCATATGGTCTATAccgtaaatttttttatatgtaaaatGGATAATTATATTTATCCTTCAAATATTGTTAATTGCACTATATTTTGAggtattatattaaaaattggCAAAATCACCCTTTGACAATTCTTTTTTACATATGAAGAGAACATAACCTTAAAACTATTACTCACTTTTGAAAAATAACATTATTTGTCACACACAaccaattttgaaaaataacacTATTTGTCGTGCACACGTAATTGTTAGTATAAGACATCacgtaaatattatatatttatataatatatttttactttttgaaGCACTTATTTTCTTTATGATATTGTATGAAATAGTATATAATTTTATTCGTGGACTTAATGCGTTATTTAGTAGTTGAAACTTATTTATTTCCCgaagaaaatgaaatttataAGAATCATAATCATATTCGTATGCATAATCAGGGGTGGTCATTTATTCTAGAGTATCGGGTACCCGATCTGGGTCGggtatttttaataaaaatcggGTTTGTCGGGTACCCGATATTATCGGGTTCGAGTTCGGGTAATTTGACCGATACccgaaattttttgtttttttggttttacttttttttatggGTTTGTTAAATGTGAAAAATAcatgagttttttttattttctagcCATAATAGGATATAATTACTAATTATGACTCGATATAATGACATGATTTTTTGTGAAATgtgaaaaaatacatatattttttttaaaaaaatttaaaaaatgtttttttttcggGTATCCGATCCCGAAAACCCGACCCGCGCCCACCGCTGTGCATAATcactaaaaatcaaactacagataaaaaaataatatttgaaattctaGTGTGGACACTCGTACCTGGAATCAGGAGTCCAAAGTGAAATTTACCGGTCACTCACTTACTCACGAATCTGTAATGCCACCGGTAGCACCAGTTTCCCAGTGGGTATTCATACATCGAATTCCTTTTCCCGACAAATCCATGACCCGGTAAAACTCCAGAAGTTGTTTTGATTTTGAagtctctcctcatctccttcCTTTCCAAAAattatttcgaaaatggagCATTCCGCGACCAAAGAAGAAAACAATGGCCATAAGAATGATTcgggtcaagatccgagaccgGTACCCGAACCCGATCCTAATCCGAAGCCTGCAGGTGGAGATATTGCGGATAAAAACGACACCATTGTCACCGTGGATATAGATTTGAATGAAAGCAATAGCGGTGCCAAGGAGAATAGTAAACCGGCTGCGGGGGTTTTGAAATCGAAGAAATCGGTGcattggaacgaagaattgGTCATGGAAACGCCGGTTCCGAGGGATTCCGATCGTGGATCCAGCAATCCCTCCGTAAATTACACGCCAGCCGCTTCCGCTTCCAGCAATTCCTCGTCATTTAATTTCAAAGGTTTGTGAGTCTCCATCTCTGTCTATTTGCGTAATTACGAAGTGTTGGGTGCTGGTGGATTGGGTTTTTGTTCGTAGATTTTGTGTTGGTTATGATTGAATCGAGGTTGATCTTCTTTTGATGCTTTATATGTTTTTGATGTGTTGATATCGTCTCTGAATTTGCCAATATTGTGCGAATTTTTATTAGTGTTTTAGTTGCAGTTACGGGGTTTGAATTTTGTGCTACCAATCATAATTTTCATAAGAAATGTGGTACATTTAGCTCGAGGTTgatcttttttatttttgttttttaaccTAAATTGTCATCCTGTATGTTTAATTATGTTGCGGAGTGCGGAAGTTGTCAGCAAAGAACATCGATTTTTTCTTCCTCAGCTTTCTTATTGGAGGACCGAATTTGTTGGGTTTTTTTTTGCCTTAGATTAGACTAGTTTCAACTCAATGGTTTGGATTGCTGGATTTCTATAGTTGGTATGATGAAATTGTTTTGATGTTGTATTGTTTAATGATATGTATTTTGAAATGGATTATAAATACTGAacgtttttgtttttttgggtTTATAGAGACCATGGGTAGTGTGAAGGATGTACTGGGGCGATGGGGGAAGAAGGTGGGAGAAGCAACAAAAAAGGCTGAGGATCTTGCTGGGAACACATGGCAGCACCgtaagattttattttcagtgttttgtatttgcgTTTATTTATTTAACTCACTCACTATATTTTCAAGCAGACAATTTGCTGTAGTTCCTTTAACTTTGAAGCGATCGTTTGCAATACATGGAGTATTTCTCTCTTTGGCAGCTTTTATTTTTACAGTAAACAGAGGACTGAATTTATCCTTTCCGTCAGTGGTCTACAAATATGGGTGTTGCAACATGATTGCATTTGTTTCTTTCTTCTTGAAACTTCTTACCCATAAAAAGCAAAGTTAACATCATTTTTCATAGCCGCACAAACCAATTTGGTATTCATTTGATGTTCTCAACTATCTCCGTAGCCCCTCGATACTAGGCAAAGAAATAAATAAGTATATCAGTATATGTTTACGTATATTGTAATTTGATGCCTGCTTTTTCATGTTATATCCATTCAATCTCCTAACGCTCTTTTAAGAGTGTAAGATAGCCTAACTCAACTCATGAGCCGCTTGACTCGAGCTTCATTATTACTGAATTTGAGCTTTTATATGGTTATCCAAAAGCCTATGAATAGGCTCGCAAGCCTTTAATCAGTATAATATAATTATCTATATGTTGAATACATAGTATATGATATATACTAATCAAtctatataattatttatgattaactaaaataatttttatcgtTAATTATCTGTGTCGTCCACTTGTCCAAAATGGGCACAACATTCTCGTAAAATATAACTTAGGATCCCCTCACgtgtactttattttaaaagctTGACTCGATCTTGACCCATTTACACCCTTACCCTCTTCTTACGTTGATCTTTCTTAGAGCTTTTTGACACCCTGCACCACCTAGCACTGTTGGTGGCTTAAACCACCTCGACTCACCACATTCACATACCTGGCTAAAGATTCATTAACCATTTGCTAAACATGCACAGCCAACAACTAGCACTGCTAAGCATTCAAATTTGATGATATATGTATGTTAAGACACTTGGTGCTTATGACTGTGTGATGCTGTGGGTATCTTCAAATGACGAGTAGGACAGTCAAGTACGTATGCAGCTCAGTTGAATGATTCACTAATCATTACAATAAAATAGGGAAACTCTTTTATTATCCCTTGGATAATCTTTTCAAACGTTTCACTTGTTTCCATTTTGTTTATTGGGAAATACAATCTCCACTGCGGTTGgtttttgaataattgttgtgtAATATAGTTTCTTACCTCTGTtagataatataataataataataataataataatatagataCAAGGCCACCCTCTTCCGTTCTTTCTTTTCTGTTTTGTTCAATTACTTGTGGCATGGTTGCTTAAATTTTCTTCCTTCCTTTGTTGGTTCTGTTTTTGATGACTCAGTGAAAACAAGCCCTAGTCTAGCTGATGCTGCCCTGGGAAGAATAGCACAGGGAACAAAGGTTCTAGCTGAAGGCGgctatgagaaaatatttcgaCAGACGTTCGATACAGTTCCAGAGGAGCAGCTGACGAATTCATATGCTTGTTACCTGTCCACATCAGCCGGTCCAGTCATGGGGATTTTATACGTATCTACTGCAAAACTTGCATTTTGCAGCGACAATCCATTATCATACAAATCTGGCAATGATACCGAATGGAGCTATTATAAGGTGTGATTTAATGTTCTATCAGCCGTGTGCCTAGGCACTGAATAAATTAGTTTACCGTAAAATACTTCAGCATTCTCTATGCAAGCACGTTTTATGTTTACCTGTTATCCTCATACTTTCGCGTATATATTTGTCTCAGCATTTAAGTCTCTTATGCACATATTTTTGAACAGGTGGTCATCCCATTACATCAACTGAAAGCTGTGAATTCTTCATTGGGTAGAGCCAATAAAGCTGAAAAATATGTCCAGGTTATATCTGTTGATAACCATGAATTTTGGTATATGGGGTTTTTGAATTATGATGGAGCAGTGCAATGTTTACAAGATGTCTTACAAGCACGGGACACCCAATCGGTGTAGGCTTAGTCCATGTTCCAAAATTCACTACAAAAACTCTCGAGTGATATTTAGATAAATCACATGTTTTTTTGATGTACCCTTTGGTCCTATACTTGGAATTTATTTTGTGCTAACATTTCGTTTGGGATATCGTAGAGGTAATTAAGGCGTTATCTTGGATGAGTTTACTATTATTAGAAGAATGCACAAAGTATGTGTCAGTTCTGCTATTTTCTGGATTAATTCTTTAATACTTGAGCTTAGCCTATATGCTTGAATTCCGACGCCTTACTCTGCTTTCGGTTATTTTAGGGGTTTCATTAGTGTTAGCCCCAGTTTTAATATGATTTCTTTAGTTTAGCTCTTGCTTGATCTGTCAATTGATATGTCGGTATATTATGAAGTAAAACGTAATGTGAAATTGCTGCTGGTTATTATGAAGCACTTAGTGATCTTTTATcctaaatgatttttttgttttgatgaAATCAAATGATATCTTGATATTATGCTACGTTATATGCGGCTAAGTAATAAAGTGGTTTCGATACATTACAATTATAATCATAATGTGGTAATACTACAATAATGTAATTAagaacatatattttaattaacgtTGTTGAAGAACATAATTCATAAGAATCAATacatttctaaatttaataaaatttatatattatatataagaTCCCATAATAATTTTCATTCAAATAGAATAAGTAAGTGATTACAGTGAGTAGAGTTTTTAGCTAAAGGTGGTAATCATTGCGATATGGAGGAACATAATTGAACTTTGGTCACTGTTCGGAAAAAAAGAACCAACTCGATCTCTTTCTTAAcattttcaacatttaaaaaagtATAGCCCTAATTTTTTGAAAGCAAGATTAAGAGGAATTTGGCCATTGCCAAGTATGGTGATGTGCATAAAGTTGCAGTTTTGTGTTTGTTTGTGGAATGGATTTTAGT encodes:
- the LOC142546521 gene encoding putative GEM-like protein 3, coding for MEHSATKEENNGHKNDSGQDPRPVPEPDPNPKPAGGDIADKNDTIVTVDIDLNESNSGAKENSKPAAGVLKSKKSVHWNEELVMETPVPRDSDRGSSNPSVNYTPAASASSNSSSFNFKETMGSVKDVLGRWGKKVGEATKKAEDLAGNTWQHLKTSPSLADAALGRIAQGTKVLAEGGYEKIFRQTFDTVPEEQLTNSYACYLSTSAGPVMGILYVSTAKLAFCSDNPLSYKSGNDTEWSYYKVVIPLHQLKAVNSSLGRANKAEKYVQVISVDNHEFWYMGFLNYDGAVQCLQDVLQARDTQSV
- the LOC142544121 gene encoding uncharacterized protein LOC142544121; the protein is MVAGVGGGDRCWRPTDSAVAGHEISNAQERNKTLAGQSYSKNKNNEGCSRLSKSQGIILSESDETEDDDKSDDSNDSGDGNNRESGKKHHDDDQERQDDQHDTGMSWARGKENYYATQDTDHGYRPGIEEQRRFLASLSSAEDDEHFSGSSHSYMAVEEHIKNLGLGGHHQFQFEGYSNSRRNRYRNPQSPAATGIRHDDHRYTSSSEASNSLGYQEFGGYHRRDETLLNTHSLHHVHSVSNPLFNEYPRGQFNTCLYQQPYGGDQFSQLNSDEEFTDDFVPPRHSSWDIGKQSTSIDVRC